The following are encoded together in the Serratia odorifera genome:
- a CDS encoding DUF1460 domain-containing protein, giving the protein MGKAAQWMLMLLLGGCAGQPPLAPHAPQPTQSTDSQVNIDPLTRAKIDAILALRNSQPSLNDGQRIALISQQFLDTPYLADRLIGSASNVERLTIDFRALDCFTLLDYVEALRNAEDYPQFIHQLTTARYVNGEIGFLTRKHFFSDWSQPPHASAKDISAQLSPQAVTLHKTLNHKADGGQYLPGLPNVTRAISYIPSGYVDDHLLSQLRTGDYIGIYSNLPGLDVSHVGIYVMTPSGPVLRNASSREHNRRVVDSPFIDYVIATPGIVVLRPL; this is encoded by the coding sequence ATGGGCAAGGCAGCACAATGGATGTTAATGCTATTATTGGGCGGATGCGCCGGGCAGCCACCGCTTGCCCCCCACGCCCCGCAACCCACACAATCCACGGACAGCCAGGTGAATATTGACCCTTTAACGCGTGCCAAGATCGACGCCATACTCGCCCTGCGCAATTCGCAGCCCTCGCTGAACGATGGGCAACGCATTGCCCTGATTTCACAACAGTTTCTCGACACACCTTACCTGGCGGATAGGCTGATCGGCTCCGCCAGCAACGTAGAACGGCTGACGATTGATTTTCGCGCGCTGGATTGCTTCACCTTGCTGGATTACGTTGAAGCGCTGCGCAACGCCGAGGATTACCCGCAGTTTATCCACCAGCTGACCACTGCGCGTTACGTCAACGGCGAGATCGGTTTCCTGACCCGCAAACATTTCTTCAGCGACTGGTCACAGCCGCCGCACGCCAGCGCCAAAGACATTAGCGCCCAACTCAGCCCGCAGGCGGTCACGCTGCACAAGACGCTGAACCACAAAGCCGACGGCGGCCAATACCTGCCCGGCTTGCCAAACGTCACACGTGCCATCAGCTATATCCCCAGCGGTTACGTTGACGACCATCTGCTGAGTCAGTTGCGTACCGGCGACTATATCGGCATTTACAGCAATCTGCCCGGGCTGGACGTCAGCCACGTCGGTATCTACGTCATGACCCCCAGCGGTCCGGTACTGCGCAATGCCTCCTCGCGCGAACATAACCGCCGGGTGGTGGATTCACCTTTTATCGACTATGTGATTGCCACCCCCGGCATCGTGGTTCTGCGGCCGCTTTAA
- the ansP gene encoding L-asparagine permease, with protein MKSHTKSAHDKHAARRRWLDSHESGYHKSMGNRQIQMIAIGGSIGTGLFLGTGGRLEMAGPALALVYLVCGIFSFFILRALGELVLHRPTSGSFVSYAREFLGEKASYVAGWMYFLNWAMTGIVDITAVALYMHYWGTFADVPQWLFALCALGIVATMNMIGVKWFAEMEFWFALIKVVAIALFLVVGVVFLGVGTPIDGNNTGLHLITDNGGMFPHGLLPALVLVQGVIFAFAGIELIGTAAGECKDPEKMLPKAVNSVIWRIGLFYVGSVVLLVMLLPWNAYQAGQSPFVTFFSKLGVPYIGTIMNIVVLTAALSSLNSGLYSTGRILRSLSMGGSAPKFMARMSSQQVPYAGILVTCGIYVIGVLLNYLVPSRVFEIVLNIASLGIISSWAFIIVCQMRLRKAIKEGKAKPVSFKMPGAPVTSWLTLLFLLVVVIMMAFDYPNGTWTVGTIPVLAILLILGWFGLRKRAAEVKLEQQAHEEQPQQ; from the coding sequence ATGAAATCACACACAAAGTCGGCGCATGACAAGCACGCGGCGAGAAGACGTTGGTTAGACTCACATGAATCCGGTTATCACAAAAGTATGGGCAACCGGCAAATACAAATGATCGCCATCGGCGGCTCCATCGGCACCGGTTTGTTCCTTGGTACCGGCGGGCGCCTCGAAATGGCCGGACCGGCGTTGGCGCTGGTGTATCTGGTATGCGGGATCTTCTCGTTCTTTATTTTGCGTGCGTTGGGCGAACTGGTGCTGCATCGCCCTACCAGCGGCAGTTTTGTGTCTTATGCTCGCGAATTTCTCGGCGAAAAAGCCTCTTACGTCGCCGGCTGGATGTACTTCCTCAACTGGGCGATGACCGGCATCGTCGATATCACCGCGGTGGCGCTGTACATGCACTACTGGGGTACCTTCGCCGACGTACCGCAGTGGCTGTTTGCGCTGTGCGCGCTGGGTATCGTCGCGACCATGAACATGATCGGCGTGAAATGGTTTGCCGAAATGGAGTTCTGGTTTGCCTTGATCAAAGTGGTGGCGATTGCGCTGTTTCTGGTGGTGGGCGTGGTGTTCCTCGGCGTCGGTACGCCGATTGACGGCAACAACACCGGTCTGCACCTGATTACCGATAACGGCGGCATGTTCCCACACGGCCTGCTACCGGCGCTGGTATTGGTGCAAGGAGTAATCTTTGCCTTTGCCGGTATCGAGCTTATCGGCACCGCGGCCGGTGAATGCAAGGATCCGGAAAAAATGTTGCCCAAAGCGGTCAACAGCGTGATCTGGCGTATTGGTCTGTTCTATGTCGGTTCGGTGGTGCTGCTGGTGATGCTGCTGCCCTGGAACGCCTATCAGGCCGGTCAAAGCCCGTTCGTCACCTTCTTCAGCAAGCTTGGCGTGCCGTACATCGGTACCATCATGAATATCGTGGTGCTGACCGCCGCGCTGTCCAGCCTGAATTCGGGGCTGTATTCCACCGGGCGCATTCTGCGTTCACTGTCGATGGGCGGCTCGGCGCCGAAATTCATGGCCCGGATGAGCAGCCAGCAAGTGCCGTATGCCGGTATTCTGGTGACCTGTGGCATTTACGTGATCGGCGTACTGCTGAACTATCTGGTGCCGTCGCGAGTCTTTGAGATCGTGCTAAACATTGCCTCGCTGGGCATCATCAGCTCATGGGCATTTATCATCGTCTGTCAGATGCGTTTGCGTAAGGCTATCAAAGAAGGCAAAGCCAAACCGGTTTCCTTCAAGATGCCGGGGGCGCCGGTCACCTCCTGGCTGACGCTGCTGTTCCTGCTGGTGGTGGTGATCATGATGGCCTTCGATTACCCGAACGGCACCTGGACGGTTGGTACCATTCCGGTGTTGGCGATATTGCTGATTCTGGGCTGGTTCGGTCTGCGCAAACGCGCAGCGGAAGTCAAACTGGAACAACAGGCGCACGAAGAGCAGCCCCAGCAGTAA
- a CDS encoding PACE efflux transporter: MQGVKRKLVYVTAYEIIGMAISALGLALLSGSAPSSTGPLAVVITTIAVSWNFIYNCLFEFWESRQASRTRTVKRRIAHAVGFQLTLVVYLIPLIAWWMEISLWQALLLDMALIVIIPCYTFVYNWAFDKLFGLPASALPAEETA; encoded by the coding sequence ATGCAAGGCGTTAAACGCAAACTGGTTTATGTCACCGCCTATGAAATCATCGGTATGGCAATTTCGGCGCTCGGGCTGGCGCTGCTGTCCGGCAGCGCCCCCAGCAGTACCGGACCGCTGGCAGTGGTGATCACTACCATCGCGGTCAGTTGGAATTTCATCTACAACTGCCTGTTTGAATTCTGGGAAAGTCGCCAGGCGTCGCGCACCCGTACGGTCAAGCGCCGCATTGCCCATGCGGTTGGTTTTCAATTGACGCTGGTGGTGTATTTGATACCGCTGATTGCCTGGTGGATGGAGATTTCACTGTGGCAGGCGCTGCTGCTGGATATGGCGCTGATTGTCATTATCCCCTGCTACACCTTCGTCTATAACTGGGCATTCGATAAACTGTTTGGCTTACCGGCGTCGGCATTGCCAGCAGAAGAAACCGCCTGA
- a CDS encoding LysR family transcriptional regulator: MNFSSDNIELFLAVLDRGSFSAAARALRRVPSAVSMGIANMEAELGFQLFDRSHREPVPTAMALALAPHARLIADQLKQLHIHAIELSQGLESTLSIGVASDINSSALLTAVTTLAERYPLLNIEVLTAPQDDVLHMLHQGRVGVCLAFGGLNVNINEQFHFVGSESLIATLSAQHSALRHADAALYLEDLVNVRQIIIASRDLPMADLRPRVAESYWRTDSLQMALNMVEAGLGWGNFPQSLIAPLLAQGRLTRLKFKNTKNALRLPIHLIWLKHQPLDKAARELVALMRQQ, translated from the coding sequence ATGAATTTTTCCAGTGACAATATTGAGCTGTTTCTGGCGGTGCTCGATCGCGGTTCGTTTTCCGCAGCCGCCCGGGCGCTACGACGCGTACCATCGGCGGTCAGCATGGGCATTGCCAACATGGAGGCAGAGCTGGGGTTTCAGCTGTTCGACCGCTCGCATCGCGAACCGGTGCCGACGGCGATGGCTCTGGCGTTGGCGCCGCATGCGCGGCTGATTGCCGACCAGCTGAAGCAGTTGCATATCCACGCTATCGAGCTTTCGCAAGGGCTGGAAAGCACCTTGTCGATCGGCGTGGCGTCTGACATTAACAGCAGCGCGTTGCTGACGGCGGTAACCACGCTTGCCGAACGTTATCCGCTATTGAATATCGAAGTGCTGACTGCGCCACAGGACGACGTGTTGCATATGTTGCATCAGGGGCGGGTGGGCGTTTGCCTGGCGTTCGGTGGTTTGAACGTCAATATCAACGAGCAGTTTCACTTTGTCGGCAGTGAATCGCTGATCGCCACGCTATCGGCGCAACATAGCGCGTTGCGGCATGCCGATGCGGCGCTGTACCTGGAGGATCTGGTCAATGTGCGGCAAATCATCATCGCCAGCCGCGACTTGCCGATGGCCGATCTGCGGCCGCGGGTGGCGGAATCCTATTGGCGGACCGACAGTTTGCAGATGGCGCTGAACATGGTGGAAGCCGGGTTGGGCTGGGGTAACTTCCCGCAGTCGCTGATCGCTCCGCTGTTGGCGCAGGGGCGGCTGACACGCCTGAAATTCAAGAATACCAAGAACGCGCTGCGGTTGCCGATCCACCTGATCTGGTTGAAGCATCAGCCGCTGGATAAAGCCGCCCGCGAGCTGGTGGCACTGATGCGTCAGCAATAA
- a CDS encoding DUF808 domain-containing protein, with protein sequence MAGSSLLTLIDDIASLLDDVSLMTKMAAKKTAGVLGDDLALNAQQVTGVKADRELPVVWAVAKGSLINKAILVPLALLISAFAPWAITPLLMVGGAYLCYEGFEKVFHSLTHKKGEGEHSEPLNLNEDVAAFEQRKVKGAVRTDFVLSAEIIAITLGTVAAASFSQQVIVLCGIAIVMTVGVYGIVAGIVKLDDLGLYLSRKTSSLAQAVGRAIVGAAPYLMKTLSIVGTIAMFMVGGGILTHGLPSVHHLFEDWASHITVMPSFDHIVQGVVPSLLNVAFGFVAGGVVLLLVSTLGAIRGRFKN encoded by the coding sequence TTGGCCGGAAGTAGCTTACTGACTCTGATTGATGACATCGCTTCGTTGCTGGACGATGTCTCGCTGATGACCAAAATGGCGGCTAAAAAGACCGCCGGGGTGTTGGGGGACGATCTGGCGCTGAATGCGCAGCAGGTCACCGGGGTAAAAGCCGATCGTGAATTGCCGGTGGTATGGGCGGTGGCGAAAGGCTCATTGATCAACAAGGCGATTCTGGTACCGCTGGCGCTGCTGATCAGTGCCTTCGCGCCTTGGGCGATTACGCCGTTGCTGATGGTGGGTGGCGCCTACCTGTGTTACGAAGGTTTTGAAAAGGTGTTCCATAGCCTGACGCATAAAAAGGGCGAAGGGGAGCACAGTGAACCGCTGAACCTGAATGAAGACGTGGCGGCCTTTGAACAGCGCAAGGTGAAAGGGGCGGTACGCACCGACTTTGTGCTGTCGGCGGAAATCATCGCCATTACGCTCGGCACCGTAGCCGCTGCCAGCTTCAGCCAGCAGGTGATCGTGCTGTGTGGCATCGCCATTGTCATGACCGTCGGCGTGTACGGCATCGTTGCCGGCATCGTCAAGCTGGACGATCTGGGGTTGTACCTCAGCCGCAAGACCAGCTCGCTGGCGCAGGCGGTTGGTCGGGCCATTGTCGGTGCGGCGCCGTATCTGATGAAAACCCTGTCGATCGTCGGCACCATCGCCATGTTCATGGTCGGCGGCGGCATTTTGACCCATGGCTTGCCGTCAGTGCATCACCTGTTTGAAGACTGGGCGTCGCATATCACGGTGATGCCATCATTCGATCACATTGTGCAGGGCGTGGTGCCTTCGCTGCTCAACGTGGCGTTCGGCTTTGTTGCCGGCGGCGTGGTGCTGTTGCTGGTATCGACCCTTGGCGCGATCCGCGGCCGTTTCAAAAACTGA
- a CDS encoding GNAT family N-acetyltransferase produces the protein MSLSAMPQALLSITDATPADLVAVADIYRHHVLHGAGSFEETPPTLAEMQQRHDSVRSAGLPWLVAKLEGQVVGYCYATPYRPRPAYRFTVEDSVYIAAGMQGRGIGKALLGALIARCERGPWRQMLAVVGDSANNLGSLELHRKLGFASIGTLNAVGFKFGCWRDTHLMQRALAAGNTTLAE, from the coding sequence ATGTCACTTTCCGCAATGCCGCAGGCGCTGCTGTCGATTACCGATGCCACGCCGGCAGACCTCGTCGCCGTGGCAGATATTTATCGTCACCATGTGTTGCATGGCGCAGGTTCATTTGAAGAAACGCCACCGACGCTGGCAGAAATGCAACAGCGCCACGATAGCGTGCGGTCTGCCGGGTTGCCATGGCTGGTGGCGAAGCTGGAGGGTCAGGTGGTGGGATATTGTTATGCCACGCCGTATCGCCCGCGCCCCGCCTATCGGTTTACCGTGGAAGATTCGGTGTATATCGCCGCCGGCATGCAGGGCAGAGGCATAGGTAAAGCGCTGCTTGGCGCATTGATTGCCCGTTGCGAACGCGGCCCGTGGCGCCAGATGCTGGCAGTGGTCGGCGACTCGGCAAACAATCTCGGCTCACTGGAGCTGCATCGCAAACTGGGTTTTGCCAGCATTGGCACCTTGAACGCCGTCGGCTTCAAGTTCGGTTGCTGGCGCGATACCCACCTGATGCAGCGGGCACTGGCAGCAGGGAATACCACTCTGGCAGAGTAG
- a CDS encoding GNAT family N-acetyltransferase, producing MSEIVIERITDLPMGYLEDNDFTFYVEQYAQPCFDTPLEQWPMLPVVPFRKNYPLAPFVNDEGDTFLARQRGVAVGHITLSKNWNDYTLIEEVAVSRQARRRGIGTALLNAAQQWARERDTAGLMLETQNNNLTACRCYQRYGFTLGGIDRLLYRGQPDIADHEIALFWYLPFNNQVGY from the coding sequence ATGAGCGAGATCGTGATTGAACGCATCACCGACTTGCCTATGGGTTATCTGGAAGATAACGATTTTACCTTTTACGTCGAACAGTACGCCCAGCCCTGCTTTGACACACCGCTGGAACAGTGGCCAATGCTGCCGGTGGTACCGTTTCGCAAAAACTACCCGCTGGCGCCGTTCGTCAATGACGAAGGCGATACCTTTCTTGCCCGTCAGCGCGGCGTAGCAGTCGGCCATATTACGCTGAGCAAAAACTGGAACGATTACACGCTGATTGAAGAGGTGGCGGTCAGCCGCCAGGCACGGCGGCGCGGCATCGGTACCGCGCTGCTGAATGCGGCGCAGCAATGGGCGCGCGAGCGCGACACCGCCGGTCTGATGCTGGAAACGCAAAATAACAACCTGACCGCCTGCCGCTGCTATCAGCGTTACGGTTTTACCCTGGGGGGAATCGATCGCTTGCTGTACCGCGGCCAGCCGGATATCGCCGACCATGAAATCGCGCTATTTTGGTATTTGCCCTTCAACAATCAGGTCGGATATTAG
- a CDS encoding DedA family protein has protein sequence MNELAHYITDYGYWALFIGCLAEGETITMLGGMAAHEGLLQLPWVLAVVALGGTLGDQLLYFAGRRFGGKAIARLKSQQQRIERAQKLIARHPMLFVIGVRFMYGFRIIGPVLIGASRLPPSRFIPLNLLGALLWATIFVLIGYFGGQAMEGFLAGIDKKFSALLLVVVAVALIWLLRYWWRRRHANE, from the coding sequence ATGAACGAACTGGCCCACTATATTACGGATTACGGTTACTGGGCGTTATTCATCGGCTGCCTGGCGGAAGGGGAAACCATTACCATGCTCGGTGGCATGGCCGCGCATGAAGGGTTGTTGCAACTGCCCTGGGTGTTGGCGGTGGTGGCGCTTGGCGGCACGTTGGGGGATCAACTGCTGTATTTCGCCGGCCGGCGTTTTGGCGGCAAGGCGATCGCCCGCTTGAAGAGCCAGCAGCAGCGCATTGAGCGCGCGCAAAAACTGATCGCTCGCCATCCGATGCTGTTTGTCATCGGCGTGCGTTTCATGTACGGCTTTCGCATTATCGGCCCGGTATTGATCGGTGCCAGTCGATTACCGCCGTCGCGTTTTATCCCGTTGAATCTGCTCGGGGCACTATTATGGGCAACGATTTTTGTGCTGATCGGCTACTTTGGCGGGCAGGCAATGGAAGGCTTTCTTGCCGGCATCGACAAAAAGTTCTCCGCTCTGCTGCTGGTGGTCGTGGCGGTTGCCCTTATCTGGCTGCTGCGCTATTGGTGGCGCCGCCGCCATGCAAATGAATAG
- a CDS encoding MetQ/NlpA family lipoprotein — protein MAINWRYGALAAALAATVLLQGCEQKSDQNHIKVGVINGAEQDVAEVAKRVAKEKYGLEVELVGFSGSLLPNDATDKGELDANVFQHRPFLAQQNQDHGYKLVAFGNTFVFPMAGYSKKYASVSQLPDGATIAIPNDPTNLGRALLLLQKTGLITLKSGKGLLPTALDISANPHNYRIMELEGAQLPHLLDDAKVAVAIISTTYINQIGLSPTRDSIFIEDKQSPYVNIVVAREDHKNAQNVQNFVKAYQSDEVANAAATLFNGGAVKGW, from the coding sequence ATGGCGATTAACTGGCGGTACGGCGCATTGGCGGCCGCATTGGCGGCAACGGTGTTACTACAAGGCTGTGAGCAAAAGTCCGATCAAAACCATATCAAGGTCGGCGTGATCAACGGCGCCGAGCAGGACGTTGCCGAAGTGGCCAAACGGGTGGCAAAGGAAAAATACGGCCTGGAGGTCGAACTGGTGGGATTCAGCGGTTCGCTGCTGCCCAATGATGCCACCGACAAGGGCGAGCTGGATGCCAATGTGTTCCAGCATCGGCCGTTCCTGGCACAGCAGAACCAGGATCATGGCTACAAGCTGGTCGCGTTCGGCAACACCTTCGTCTTCCCGATGGCCGGTTATTCGAAAAAATACGCCTCGGTCAGCCAATTACCGGACGGCGCCACCATCGCCATTCCCAACGATCCCACCAACCTTGGCCGCGCGCTGCTGCTGTTGCAAAAAACCGGCCTGATTACGCTCAAATCAGGTAAAGGGCTGCTGCCGACCGCTTTGGACATCAGCGCCAACCCGCACAATTACCGCATCATGGAACTGGAAGGTGCGCAGCTGCCGCACCTGCTGGACGATGCCAAGGTGGCGGTGGCGATCATCAGCACCACCTATATCAATCAAATCGGCCTGTCGCCCACCCGAGACAGTATTTTCATTGAGGATAAACAGTCGCCCTACGTGAATATCGTGGTAGCGCGCGAAGACCATAAAAACGCGCAAAACGTGCAAAACTTCGTGAAAGCCTATCAGTCGGACGAGGTCGCCAACGCCGCGGCCACCCTGTTTAACGGCGGCGCCGTCAAGGGCTGGTAA
- a CDS encoding Yip1 family protein — MVNHVWGLLTHPNTEFKEIQRENESVSHLYTHHVLLMAAIPVICAFIGTTQLGWLSGDGHAIQLDMFTALYTAVAFYLLMLAGVAVMGKVIHWMARRYESRPSLHRCMVFAGYVATPMFLSGLVALYPVVWLCLFVGVVGLCYSGYLLYLGIPHFLGIDSREGFIFSSSTFAIGILLLELLLGLTVLMWGYGVWLF; from the coding sequence ATGGTTAATCATGTTTGGGGGCTGTTGACTCATCCCAACACCGAGTTCAAGGAAATTCAGCGCGAGAACGAAAGCGTCTCGCATCTTTATACCCACCACGTGCTGTTAATGGCAGCCATTCCGGTAATCTGCGCGTTTATCGGCACCACCCAACTGGGCTGGCTATCCGGTGACGGACATGCCATTCAGCTGGATATGTTTACCGCCTTGTATACCGCGGTGGCCTTTTATCTGCTGATGCTGGCGGGTGTGGCGGTGATGGGCAAGGTGATCCACTGGATGGCTCGGCGTTATGAATCCCGCCCGAGCCTGCATCGCTGCATGGTGTTTGCCGGCTATGTTGCCACGCCGATGTTCCTCAGCGGCCTGGTGGCGCTGTATCCGGTGGTATGGCTATGCCTGTTCGTCGGCGTTGTCGGCCTGTGTTATTCTGGCTATCTGCTGTATCTGGGCATTCCGCATTTCCTGGGCATCGACAGCCGGGAAGGGTTTATCTTTTCGAGTTCCACCTTCGCCATCGGCATTCTGTTGCTGGAACTGCTGCTGGGTCTGACGGTGCTGATGTGGGGCTACGGTGTCTGGCTGTTTTGA
- the pbpG gene encoding D-alanyl-D-alanine endopeptidase, giving the protein MHVKIRVLVLTLLALQSGVGLAPRALASESATALHATQPELASGSAMVVDMSSHKVLYARNPDEVVPIASITKLMTAMVTLDAHLPLDEMLTVDIHQTPEMKGVYSRVRLNSEISRKDMLLLALMSSENRAAASLAHHYPGGYNAFISAMNAKAKALGMTRTHYVEPTGLSIHNVSTARDLSKLLLATKQYPLIGQLSTTTERMASFKDPNYTLPFRNTNHLVYNPKWNIQLTKTGFTNQAGHCLAMRTMIGNRSVSLVVLDAFGKYTHFADASRLRSWIETGKVTPIPAAARDYRRQKDARLASNAAE; this is encoded by the coding sequence ATTCATGTGAAAATCCGAGTTTTGGTTCTGACCCTATTGGCATTGCAGTCTGGCGTGGGTTTGGCGCCACGCGCACTGGCCAGCGAAAGTGCTACCGCTCTGCATGCCACCCAGCCTGAGCTGGCCTCTGGCAGCGCGATGGTAGTGGACATGAGCAGTCATAAAGTCCTTTATGCGCGTAACCCGGATGAAGTGGTGCCGATTGCCTCGATCACCAAGTTGATGACCGCCATGGTGACGCTGGATGCGCATTTGCCGCTCGATGAGATGTTAACGGTGGACATTCATCAGACGCCAGAAATGAAAGGCGTCTATTCCCGCGTCAGGTTGAACAGTGAAATCAGCCGCAAGGATATGTTGCTGCTGGCGTTGATGTCGTCGGAAAACCGTGCTGCCGCCAGTCTGGCGCACCACTATCCTGGCGGATATAACGCGTTTATCAGCGCGATGAACGCCAAGGCCAAGGCGCTGGGGATGACCCGAACTCATTACGTTGAACCGACCGGTCTGTCGATTCACAACGTGTCTACCGCGCGCGATTTGAGCAAGCTGCTGCTGGCCACCAAGCAGTACCCGCTGATCGGCCAGCTCAGCACCACCACCGAACGCATGGCGAGCTTCAAGGATCCCAATTACACGCTGCCGTTCCGTAACACCAACCATCTGGTGTATAACCCGAAATGGAATATCCAACTGACCAAGACCGGTTTTACCAATCAGGCTGGTCACTGTCTGGCGATGCGTACCATGATCGGCAACCGCTCGGTGTCGCTGGTGGTGCTGGACGCGTTCGGCAAGTACACCCACTTTGCCGATGCCAGCCGACTGCGCAGCTGGATTGAAACCGGCAAGGTGACGCCAATTCCGGCCGCCGCGCGCGATTACCGCCGTCAGAAGGATGCACGTCTGGCGAGCAACGCCGCCGAATAA
- a CDS encoding DMT family transporter, giving the protein MRIISQPANAGLATLFVLLWSSGAIFSRMGLEHASALAFLSLRCAIALALLIALGLWQRRLLPAPGSRWRVALVGLLMIGSYQTAYLLALQLGITPGVLATLLGVQPILTQVITERRCAGLRAVGLLLALGGLTLVVYQSVMVAHFSPAGIACAFIALGCMTAGTLLQKGMDQPPLAVLPLQYAIGLLVCTAAMPFTPQHIDWQPALLVALLWMAVVISVLATLLLYRLIQRGNLVQVTSLFYLIPAVTALLDYLLLGHRLAALSLAGMAAIVCGVMLVFRKA; this is encoded by the coding sequence ATGCGAATTATCTCTCAGCCGGCCAATGCCGGCCTGGCAACGCTGTTCGTGCTGCTGTGGAGCAGCGGTGCCATCTTCTCGCGTATGGGGCTGGAGCACGCCTCCGCTCTGGCATTTCTAAGCCTGCGCTGCGCGATTGCGCTCGCGCTGCTGATCGCGCTCGGCCTGTGGCAACGGCGGTTATTACCGGCGCCCGGCAGCCGCTGGCGGGTCGCGCTTGTCGGCCTGCTGATGATCGGCAGTTACCAAACGGCCTATCTGCTGGCGCTGCAATTGGGCATCACCCCCGGGGTGCTGGCGACCCTGCTCGGCGTCCAGCCGATCCTCACTCAGGTCATTACCGAACGGCGCTGCGCCGGGCTGCGCGCAGTTGGCCTGCTGCTGGCGCTGGGGGGATTGACGCTGGTGGTATATCAGAGCGTGATGGTGGCGCATTTCTCGCCGGCCGGCATCGCCTGCGCGTTTATCGCCCTGGGCTGCATGACCGCCGGTACGCTGCTACAAAAAGGGATGGATCAACCGCCGCTGGCGGTGCTGCCGTTGCAGTATGCCATCGGGCTGCTGGTGTGCACGGCGGCAATGCCGTTTACGCCGCAACACATCGACTGGCAACCGGCGTTGCTGGTAGCGCTGCTGTGGATGGCGGTGGTGATTTCGGTACTGGCCACGCTGCTGCTTTACCGGCTGATCCAGCGTGGCAATCTGGTGCAGGTCACCAGCCTGTTTTATCTGATCCCCGCCGTCACCGCGTTGCTGGATTACCTGCTGCTCGGCCACCGTCTGGCAGCGCTGAGCCTGGCCGGCATGGCGGCGATTGTCTGCGGCGTGATGCTGGTGTTCCGTAAGGCATAA
- a CDS encoding MerR family transcriptional regulator, with translation MLLKVGELARRSGITVRTLHYYDNIGLLVPSARSDAGYRLYNRADVTRLHQIQALRRMGVTLAEVGTILARSELALPAVIEKQIAMLDRQLTQIATLRHRLQQLHTQLTVGNEPALNDWLTTLELMTMYDKYFTTDELTQLPFYHPDAERQQEWASMVEQVRQLMQNGVAAQDPQAQAIARRWMVTLERDTAGNPAFLTRLNTMHADEPSMRQQTGITPAMTDYITRAFAETKLAIYQKYLSAEEYAYVRRHYFDRMQEWPALIASFQQAVDDGVPPDGEHARQLASQWLALFRSYAGDNPATQMKIRQAMEQEPTLSEGTWLTPALLTYLRQAVNNLMRGQ, from the coding sequence ATGTTATTGAAAGTCGGTGAACTGGCACGCCGCTCCGGTATTACCGTTCGCACCCTGCATTATTACGACAATATTGGCCTGCTGGTCCCTTCGGCGCGTTCCGACGCCGGTTATCGTTTGTATAACCGTGCTGATGTCACCCGTCTGCATCAGATACAGGCGCTGCGCCGTATGGGCGTTACGCTGGCGGAAGTCGGGACGATTCTGGCACGTTCGGAGCTGGCTTTGCCGGCGGTGATTGAAAAGCAGATTGCCATGCTCGATCGGCAACTGACACAGATCGCCACGCTGCGCCATCGCTTGCAGCAGTTGCACACACAGCTGACCGTTGGCAATGAACCGGCGCTGAACGACTGGCTGACCACGTTGGAGTTAATGACCATGTACGACAAGTATTTTACCACTGACGAATTGACGCAACTGCCGTTCTACCACCCTGACGCCGAGCGTCAGCAGGAGTGGGCATCCATGGTGGAGCAGGTGCGCCAACTGATGCAAAACGGCGTTGCGGCGCAGGATCCGCAGGCGCAGGCCATCGCACGGCGCTGGATGGTGACGCTGGAACGCGACACCGCCGGCAATCCGGCGTTTCTTACCCGCCTGAATACCATGCACGCCGACGAACCGTCCATGCGCCAGCAAACCGGCATTACGCCGGCAATGACCGATTACATTACTCGGGCATTTGCCGAAACCAAATTGGCGATTTACCAAAAATACCTGTCCGCCGAGGAATATGCCTACGTGCGCCGGCATTATTTTGATCGGATGCAGGAATGGCCGGCGCTGATCGCCAGCTTTCAACAGGCGGTTGACGACGGCGTCCCCCCAGATGGCGAGCACGCCCGCCAGTTGGCGTCCCAGTGGCTGGCGCTGTTCCGTTCCTATGCCGGCGACAACCCGGCAACGCAGATGAAAATCCGCCAGGCGATGGAGCAGGAACCAACGCTGAGCGAAGGCACCTGGCTGACGCCGGCGCTGCTGACCTATCTGCGCCAGGCGGTGAACAACCTGATGCGCGGCCAATAG